The window GCTTCCAGAAGGCGGCCGAGGCCGACCCCGACTGCGCCATGGCCCACTGGGGCCTCGCCTACGCCCTCGGACCGAACTACAACAAGCCCTGGGAGTTCTTCGACGAGCGTGACCTGATGCGGACCGTCGAACGCACCCACAGCGCCGTCGAGTTGGCCCACGCCAAGGCGGCCGGCTGCACCCCCGTCGAACAGGCCCTGATCAGCGCCCTGCGCGCCCGCTACCCGCAGGCGAAGGCCGTCGAGGACTGCTCGGTGTGGAACGCGCCCTACGCCGACGCCATGCGCGCCGTCCACCAACTCGCCCCGGACGACCCGGACATCGCCACGCTGTACGCGGACGCGCTGATGAACCTCACGCCGTGGCAACTGTGGGACCTGCACACCGGACAGCCCGCCGAAGGCGCCCGCACCACCGAGGCCAGGGAGGTGCTGGAGCGGGTCGTGGAGTCCCCCGGCGGGCGACTCCACCCGGGCGTGCTGCATCTGTACATCCACCTGATGGAGATGTCCCCCACCCCCGAAGTCGCCCTGACGGCCGCCGACCGGCTGCGCGGACTCGTGCCCGACGCCGGACACCTCCACCACATGCCCTCCCACCTGGAGGTGCTCTGCGGGGACTACCGGCGGGTCGTCTCGGACAACACCACCGCGATCCTCGCGGACGAGAAGGTCCTGCGGCGCTCCGGGGCGATGAACTTCTACACCCTGTACCGCGCGCACAACTACCACTTCAGGATCTACGGCGCGATGTTCCTCGGCCAGTCGCAGATCGCGCTGGAGACCGCCGACCAGCTGGAGGCGGCCGTACCGGAGGATCTGCTGCGGGTGCAGAGCCCGCCCATGGCCGACTGGCTGGAGGCCTTCCTCGCCATGCGGGTGCACGTCCTGATCCGCTTCGGCAAGTGGTCCGAGATCCTGGAGCTGCCGCCGCCCGCCGATCCCGAGCTGTACTCCATGACGACGGCGATGCTCCACTACGCCCGCGGTGTCGCCCTCTCCGCCACCGGCCACGTCCCCGCGGCCGAGACGGAACAGCGCCTGTTCCAGGAGGCGGCTGCCAAGGTCCCCGAGACCCGCATGCTGTTCAACAACACCTGCGCCGACATCCTCGCCATCGCCGAAGCGATGCTGGAGGGCGAACTGGAGTACCGCAAGGGCCGGTTCGAAGCCGCCTTCGCCGCCCTGGAACGCTCGATCGAGCTCGACGACAACCTCCCCTACGACGAACCCTGGGGCTGGATGCAGCCCACCCGG of the Streptomyces sp. NBC_00287 genome contains:
- a CDS encoding tetratricopeptide repeat protein; the protein is MEYYDLGPHGRTVTTASPEAQLWFDRGLTWTYAFHHEEAAECFQKAAEADPDCAMAHWGLAYALGPNYNKPWEFFDERDLMRTVERTHSAVELAHAKAAGCTPVEQALISALRARYPQAKAVEDCSVWNAPYADAMRAVHQLAPDDPDIATLYADALMNLTPWQLWDLHTGQPAEGARTTEAREVLERVVESPGGRLHPGVLHLYIHLMEMSPTPEVALTAADRLRGLVPDAGHLHHMPSHLEVLCGDYRRVVSDNTTAILADEKVLRRSGAMNFYTLYRAHNYHFRIYGAMFLGQSQIALETADQLEAAVPEDLLRVQSPPMADWLEAFLAMRVHVLIRFGKWSEILELPPPADPELYSMTTAMLHYARGVALSATGHVPAAETEQRLFQEAAAKVPETRMLFNNTCADILAIAEAMLEGELEYRKGRFEAAFAALERSIELDDNLPYDEPWGWMQPTRHAYGALLLEQGRIAEAEAVYRADLGLDGTLPRACQHPGNVWSLHGLHECLMRQGKDGEARIIAQQLRIAAALADVPIESSCFCRLDTGAGTGECCGS